From Alosa sapidissima isolate fAloSap1 chromosome 2, fAloSap1.pri, whole genome shotgun sequence, one genomic window encodes:
- the otc gene encoding ornithine transcarbamylase, mitochondrial — protein MFALRKSLTCTLRTFYVRNFRACAAAQSAVSLKDRSFLTLKDFNPDEIKHILWVSADLKKRIKHEGQYLPLLQGKSIAMIFEKRSTRTRMSTETGFALLGGHPCFLTPQDIHLGVNESTKDTARVLAGFADVVLARVYSHSTLEELTNEAPIPIINGLSDLYHPIQILADLLTLQEHYGSLSGLTVTWIGDGNNVLHSLMMSLAKLNVNLRVATPKGYEPDSQVLKEAQRLSKQYGTELFLTSDPVEAARGSNVLVTDTWVSMGQEEEKKQRLRDFHGYQITMETGSVASPDWTFLHCLPRKAEEVNDEVFYSPRSLVFPEAENRKWTIMGLMVSLMTDYTPKSPPLKI, from the exons ATGTTCGCCCTCAGAAAGTCTCTAACGTGCACCCTGAGAACTTTTTACGTGAGAAACTTTAG GGCTTGTGCGGCTGCTCAGAGTGCAGTCAGTCTGAAGGACCGCAGCTTTCTCACGCTCAAAGACTTCAACCCGGACGAGATCAAACACATTCTGTGGGTCTCCGCGGACCTGAAGAAGAGGATCAAGCATGAGGGACag TATCTTCCTCTCCTGCAAGGGAAATCCATCGCTATGATATTTGAGAAGAGAAGTACGAGGACCCGGATGTCTACTGAGACAg GCTTCGCTCTGCTGGGGGGACATCCATGTTTCCTCACACCTCAGGACATTCACCTCGGGGTCAACGAGAGCACCAAGGACACAgccag GGTTCTGGCTGGCTTTGCTGACGTGGTGCTAGCACGTGTCTACAGTCATTCTACTCTAGAGGAGCTGACCAATGAGGCGCCCATTCCCATCATCAACGGCCTATCAGATCTCTACCACCCCATACAGATCCTCGCTGACCTGCTGACCCTACAG GAACATTATGGCTCCTTGTCAGGGCTCACCGTAACGTGGATTGGCGATGGGAACAATGTGCTGCACTCCCTGATGATGTCATTGGCCAAGCTGAACGTCAATCTGAGAGTGGCAACGCCCAAG GGTTATGAGCCTGACAGCCAAGTACTCAAAGAGGCACAGAGACTCTCCAAACAG TACGGGACGGAGCTgttcctgacctctgaccccgtgGAGGCGGCGCGCGGGTCCAACGTGCTGGTGACGGACACGTGGGTCAGCATGggccaggaggaggagaagaagcagCGCCTGCGAGATTTCCACGGTTACCAGATCACCATGGAG ACAGGAAGCGTGGCATCCCCTGACTGGACGTTCCTGCACTGTCTCCCACGGAAGGCGGAGGAGGTGAACGACGAGGTGTTCTACTCTCCACGTTCTCTCGTCTTCCCCGAGGCCGAGAACCGCAAGTGGACCATAATG gGTTTGATGGTGTCCCTGATGACAGACTACACCCCTAAGAGTCCTCCACTGAAGATCTGA